From the genome of Schaalia dentiphila ATCC 17982, one region includes:
- a CDS encoding metallopeptidase family protein — protein sequence MVGELVTELIRRWPQVATIEFAVEDVPPSNPAPWESHNVVVARIFPADRRRGLHDRIVVYRLPITLRCAPEEVAVMTRRVLIERISHILALPPDEIDDAMR from the coding sequence ATGGTCGGCGAACTCGTCACCGAGCTCATTCGTCGATGGCCGCAGGTGGCCACGATCGAGTTTGCGGTCGAGGATGTCCCCCCGTCGAACCCTGCTCCCTGGGAGTCTCACAACGTCGTCGTCGCGCGTATTTTCCCGGCGGATCGGCGTCGCGGTCTGCACGATCGTATCGTCGTCTATCGCCTGCCGATCACGCTGCGGTGCGCCCCGGAGGAGGTCGCTGTTATGACGCGCAGGGTATTGATCGAGCGCATCAGCCACATCCTGGCGTTGCCGCCGGACGAGATCGACGACGCGATGCGCTGA
- a CDS encoding WhiB family transcriptional regulator: MWNIFGDGPLEWSEDADAAQYARIDGPLAWQQHALCAQTDPEAFFPEKGGSTREAKAVCQACQVREECLEYALANDERFGIWGGMSERERRRLRRMAG, translated from the coding sequence ATGTGGAACATCTTCGGTGACGGACCTCTGGAGTGGTCCGAGGACGCCGACGCGGCGCAGTATGCCCGCATTGACGGCCCCCTTGCGTGGCAGCAGCACGCTCTATGCGCGCAGACGGATCCTGAGGCGTTTTTCCCGGAAAAGGGTGGCTCCACTCGCGAGGCTAAGGCCGTTTGTCAGGCCTGCCAGGTGCGCGAAGAATGCCTGGAATATGCGCTGGCTAACGACGAGCGCTTTGGTATTTGGGGCGGCATGTCCGAGCGCGAGAGGCGGCGCCTGCGCCGTATGGCCGGTTGA
- a CDS encoding DUF5719 family protein, which translates to MTKRPANSLTTLMGAGIAAAVVASASMWVSSAPAVVEGTAQSAHPSQVQLACPSGIVDPFETTNVAAGITWSSLATAPVSPAPASVTGQGGVIPTALTLAGQGGGELAGLSAVGCAAARTSQWIATGATTAGADMVLILSNPGPTASVVSIDGYGAPGPLNAAPRQVTVPARSSASVLLAGWFPDESALAVHVTADGGGVAAWAQASLMNGEIPQGTTLASAVVPATTQTILGVDPKGTSLLRLTSPSGEARVSVSVADSTGVHPLAGGEATVAEGTTLDMPLDGASSDSSLITLIVTSDREVVAQTTTITLGAPWAQRASAWIMRSNATPATALTEATIPGATQIEGMGRQVLSTTPIRATSLATNSGVTNVRASLLLYAPADAPASSNDQGVASSDAPSPSATPDIWASPSPSGGQSGTSQSGADQDPQSSGTSASTPGAVTVRVGGRTIYVAPGIPTLVDLPDNGGTLSADSPIQATIVVSADTAVGRMTTTWNVGTEGISAVSGTIRTTN; encoded by the coding sequence ATGACGAAGCGCCCAGCCAACTCCCTGACGACACTGATGGGAGCGGGGATAGCCGCGGCGGTTGTGGCCTCGGCGTCCATGTGGGTGTCGTCTGCTCCTGCCGTGGTGGAAGGCACTGCGCAGAGCGCACACCCCTCCCAGGTCCAGCTCGCTTGCCCTTCCGGCATTGTCGACCCCTTTGAGACCACGAACGTCGCAGCGGGTATCACCTGGTCGTCGCTGGCGACGGCTCCCGTGTCTCCCGCACCCGCTTCCGTCACAGGGCAGGGCGGTGTCATCCCGACGGCCCTCACCCTCGCCGGTCAGGGCGGCGGTGAACTCGCCGGCCTCAGCGCCGTCGGCTGCGCGGCCGCTCGCACATCTCAGTGGATCGCGACCGGTGCGACCACCGCGGGTGCCGATATGGTCCTGATCCTGTCCAACCCCGGCCCCACAGCATCGGTCGTCAGCATCGATGGGTATGGCGCGCCGGGGCCGCTCAACGCAGCACCACGTCAGGTGACAGTCCCCGCGCGTTCCTCGGCCTCGGTGCTGCTCGCCGGATGGTTCCCCGACGAGAGCGCACTGGCCGTGCATGTGACCGCCGACGGGGGAGGGGTTGCCGCCTGGGCGCAGGCCTCCCTCATGAACGGTGAAATCCCGCAGGGTACCACCCTGGCTTCCGCGGTCGTGCCCGCAACCACGCAGACCATCCTCGGCGTGGACCCGAAGGGAACCTCCCTGCTCCGCCTCACTTCGCCGTCGGGAGAGGCCCGCGTGAGCGTCTCCGTCGCCGATTCGACTGGCGTGCACCCCCTGGCCGGAGGCGAGGCGACGGTCGCCGAAGGCACCACCCTCGACATGCCCCTTGACGGCGCATCCAGCGACTCCAGTCTGATCACGCTCATCGTCACCTCCGATCGTGAGGTCGTGGCTCAGACGACGACAATCACCCTCGGTGCGCCGTGGGCGCAGCGAGCGAGTGCCTGGATCATGCGGTCCAACGCGACTCCCGCCACAGCCCTGACTGAGGCGACTATTCCTGGCGCCACCCAGATTGAGGGCATGGGACGCCAGGTCCTCTCTACGACGCCGATCCGTGCCACCTCCCTGGCCACCAATTCGGGCGTCACCAACGTACGCGCGAGCCTCCTGCTCTACGCACCCGCGGACGCTCCGGCCTCGTCGAACGATCAAGGCGTCGCCTCATCGGATGCCCCCAGCCCGAGTGCAACCCCTGACATCTGGGCCTCGCCCTCGCCGAGCGGCGGGCAATCCGGGACAAGCCAGTCCGGCGCCGATCAGGACCCACAGTCGAGCGGAACGTCTGCTTCCACACCCGGAGCGGTCACAGTGCGCGTGGGCGGGCGCACCATCTACGTTGCACCCGGGATCCCCACCCTCGTGGATCTGCCTGACAACGGTGGAACCCTCAGCGCGGACTCTCCGATCCAGGCGACTATCGTCGTCTCCGCGGACACGGCTGTGGGTCGCATGACCACGACGTGGAACGTGGGCACGGAAGGCATCAGCGCCGTCAGCGGCACCATCCGCACCACCAACTGA
- a CDS encoding DUF3499 domain-containing protein, translated as MIAQRHCSKPGCSTVAVATLTYDYRDSTVVVGPLATVADPNSYDLCEEHAHNLTAPLGWQVVRLATTFEPAPPSGDDLAALVDAVRRVAQEAQAAPAPPQETRKPTTGPFGPARSVGTPDTSSPLDPSSPYARRRAQFTVVDGTDTEDTTRG; from the coding sequence GTGATTGCCCAACGCCACTGCTCCAAGCCCGGCTGCTCCACGGTCGCCGTCGCCACTCTGACCTACGACTACCGCGACTCGACGGTCGTTGTCGGCCCCCTCGCGACTGTCGCCGACCCTAACTCTTACGACCTGTGCGAGGAACACGCGCACAACCTCACCGCGCCGCTTGGCTGGCAGGTCGTGCGTTTGGCAACCACCTTCGAACCCGCGCCGCCCTCGGGGGATGACCTCGCGGCGCTCGTCGATGCTGTGCGCAGGGTTGCCCAGGAGGCGCAGGCGGCCCCGGCGCCGCCTCAGGAGACCCGCAAGCCGACCACCGGACCGTTCGGGCCCGCGCGTTCCGTGGGGACCCCTGACACCTCGAGCCCGCTCGATCCGTCGAGCCCGTACGCGCGACGCCGCGCCCAGTTCACCGTTGTCGACGGCACGGACACCGAGGACACGACTAGGGGCTAG
- a CDS encoding glycosyltransferase family 2 protein — protein sequence MSPTQRSVGAILVTRGEAPLTQSVLWAIENQSVAPHSLTIIDVAGRHVTPFPADRVPDGAELVRVGRARNLGDAIRRAHAQGARFASEQWWWILHEDSAPEPECLDELIQAAAVGKIVGAVGVKQMSWDGSRLLELGIFATASARRLERVGDDDIDQGQHDGTSDVLGVGTAGLFISAEAYEAVGGFDPALGPFGDGLDLGRRLHLAGYRVIVAPKARVRHARVSLYSGLDGASDTDHSKPTGDVSDAVVDGNDATDGSFRKRRYAQMYNWCKAVPALILPFLALWLLVWSPARALGRILTGRASLALPEIGALVSLIGATPRLLAGRVRAAQSRRVPRSTLRALETAPAMLRKEPAGVDEDEHGERIDPLIIASMRRYRFRSASTALGLLILTAALALMQWWGTGAGLVGGAWVSLPSSWSELWAAAWSAWVPGGDGYAGGADPLTILMAILSAPFAPMGITPGALATFLLVASTPIAAMMAWIPSRVLASSLRVRFLVSLAWSVAPSLLMSATHGVLAATLAHAALPVFAAYCLGQPKPLLVAGAGGVDEAPLRPRGINGGCAALALVVLCCCAPWTLPLGAGVLAWRSRRSLLVALPAIVLLVPTYVSIAVHPSAWPAFASTSGGVHAYTRADSWMAMLGMPAAPSTPLEAIALGTIGAGIIAAAGIALLRLRTRCAALAFCLALVAAAAGWAASQIGVGISGAFVAHAWTGPALSLSVGALLVLAARSGSGNEDEAEASRPAWDGSRPFTVRALGALSALVLLGAGGGVAVSAFAARGDAADTPTFTLAQRSTVSPMSSPIVSAVASQAQRSTRVGRILVLDGDPTNGTVNASLWRGSGPSLTDGSPATRALALARARSGAAEGVLRDPATASLAQAAYTLVVYPDDTTVATLAAHDIDTILVPLGASGSQALTSGLDRASGLEKVGDTNSGTVWRVRPGGVTPSRARVESGSGVTTPVGGSQLSVSGDVDASGTLILAERADSGWRASVDGTALVATEAADGWSQAFEMPTAGHLTLTYSAWWIIPWRIASGVCLVVAAASALSAWRKR from the coding sequence TTGAGTCCGACGCAGCGCTCCGTCGGTGCGATCCTTGTGACAAGGGGAGAAGCGCCGCTGACCCAGTCCGTTTTGTGGGCCATTGAGAATCAATCGGTGGCCCCGCATTCGTTGACCATCATTGATGTCGCAGGCCGACACGTCACTCCTTTCCCCGCTGATCGAGTTCCCGACGGTGCCGAACTCGTGCGCGTCGGCCGCGCCCGGAACCTCGGCGACGCGATTCGTCGCGCTCACGCACAGGGTGCCCGCTTTGCGTCGGAGCAGTGGTGGTGGATTCTGCACGAGGACAGTGCCCCCGAACCCGAGTGTCTCGACGAGCTGATCCAGGCCGCCGCCGTCGGTAAGATCGTCGGAGCTGTCGGCGTCAAGCAGATGAGCTGGGATGGTAGCCGTCTCCTTGAACTCGGCATCTTTGCCACGGCCAGTGCCCGCCGACTCGAGCGTGTCGGTGATGACGACATTGACCAGGGCCAGCACGATGGCACGAGCGACGTCCTCGGCGTCGGTACCGCCGGTCTGTTCATCAGTGCCGAGGCCTACGAGGCAGTCGGCGGATTCGATCCCGCGCTCGGTCCCTTCGGTGACGGCCTCGACCTGGGGCGGCGCCTGCACCTGGCCGGGTATCGCGTGATCGTAGCCCCCAAGGCGCGCGTGCGTCACGCCCGCGTCTCCCTCTACTCCGGCCTCGATGGCGCTTCGGACACGGACCACAGCAAACCGACGGGGGATGTCTCCGATGCCGTCGTCGATGGCAACGACGCGACCGATGGATCGTTCCGCAAGCGCCGCTACGCCCAGATGTACAACTGGTGCAAGGCAGTGCCTGCCCTCATCCTGCCGTTCCTGGCGCTGTGGCTCCTTGTGTGGAGCCCCGCCCGCGCCCTCGGACGCATTCTGACGGGCCGGGCCTCCCTGGCTCTGCCCGAAATCGGCGCCCTCGTGTCCCTGATCGGCGCGACCCCGCGCCTGCTGGCGGGGCGTGTCCGCGCAGCTCAGTCGCGTCGCGTTCCCCGCTCGACCCTCCGCGCGCTTGAGACGGCTCCCGCCATGCTGCGCAAGGAACCCGCAGGCGTGGACGAAGATGAGCATGGAGAGCGGATCGATCCGCTCATCATTGCCTCGATGCGACGCTACCGATTCCGCTCGGCATCGACTGCCCTGGGGCTCCTCATCCTCACTGCCGCCCTGGCACTGATGCAGTGGTGGGGGACGGGGGCTGGCCTCGTCGGCGGGGCCTGGGTGTCCCTGCCTTCCTCGTGGTCCGAGCTGTGGGCAGCCGCGTGGTCCGCGTGGGTCCCGGGCGGAGACGGGTACGCCGGCGGGGCTGATCCGCTGACGATCCTCATGGCGATTCTCAGTGCTCCGTTTGCACCCATGGGCATCACCCCGGGAGCTCTTGCCACCTTCCTGCTTGTCGCGTCGACTCCGATTGCCGCGATGATGGCCTGGATTCCTTCACGAGTGCTCGCCTCGTCGCTGCGCGTCCGCTTCCTCGTATCGCTCGCATGGTCTGTCGCACCCTCTCTGCTCATGAGTGCCACGCACGGCGTTCTCGCAGCGACCCTCGCGCACGCGGCCCTGCCGGTCTTTGCCGCATACTGCTTGGGCCAGCCGAAGCCTCTGCTGGTAGCTGGTGCCGGTGGCGTCGATGAGGCCCCGCTGCGTCCGCGAGGAATCAACGGCGGATGCGCCGCTCTTGCCCTCGTCGTCCTATGCTGCTGCGCTCCCTGGACGCTCCCGCTGGGTGCGGGTGTTCTGGCGTGGCGTTCGCGTCGTTCCCTCCTCGTGGCACTGCCCGCCATCGTCCTCCTCGTGCCCACCTACGTCTCGATCGCGGTGCACCCTTCGGCATGGCCGGCGTTCGCCTCGACGAGCGGGGGAGTGCACGCCTACACGCGCGCCGATTCGTGGATGGCGATGCTTGGCATGCCTGCCGCACCGTCAACGCCGCTCGAGGCCATTGCTCTGGGCACTATCGGTGCCGGCATCATTGCCGCCGCGGGCATTGCTCTCCTGCGCCTGCGTACTCGCTGTGCTGCACTCGCCTTCTGCCTAGCCCTCGTGGCCGCAGCGGCCGGTTGGGCTGCCTCGCAGATCGGCGTGGGAATCTCCGGGGCGTTCGTCGCTCACGCGTGGACCGGCCCCGCGTTGTCCCTGTCTGTCGGCGCCCTGCTCGTGCTCGCCGCCCGATCTGGTTCGGGCAACGAAGACGAGGCCGAGGCCTCGCGTCCCGCATGGGACGGTTCGCGTCCCTTCACCGTACGTGCGCTCGGCGCCCTCAGCGCGCTCGTTCTGCTCGGAGCAGGAGGAGGCGTGGCCGTCTCGGCCTTCGCCGCACGTGGCGACGCAGCGGACACTCCGACCTTCACGCTCGCGCAGCGCTCGACCGTTTCCCCGATGTCCTCGCCGATCGTCTCCGCTGTCGCCTCGCAGGCCCAGCGATCGACGCGCGTGGGCCGTATCCTCGTCCTCGACGGCGATCCGACGAACGGCACGGTGAACGCGTCCCTGTGGCGCGGCTCGGGCCCCTCCTTGACTGATGGATCGCCGGCAACGCGCGCCCTCGCCCTCGCTCGTGCTCGCTCGGGCGCTGCGGAAGGAGTCCTGCGAGACCCCGCGACCGCGTCGCTTGCCCAGGCGGCCTACACGCTCGTCGTCTACCCCGATGACACGACCGTGGCGACCCTGGCCGCCCACGATATCGATACGATCCTGGTGCCCCTCGGCGCCAGCGGATCCCAGGCCTTGACCTCCGGACTCGACCGCGCCTCCGGCCTCGAAAAAGTCGGCGACACGAACTCGGGCACCGTCTGGCGCGTGCGACCGGGCGGCGTGACCCCTTCGCGTGCCCGCGTCGAATCGGGGTCTGGCGTGACTACCCCGGTCGGCGGCAGCCAGCTGAGCGTCAGCGGAGACGTTGATGCGAGCGGCACCCTGATCCTCGCCGAGCGCGCCGACTCCGGATGGCGCGCATCCGTCGACGGCACCGCTTTGGTCGCTACTGAAGCAGCCGACGGATGGTCTCAGGCCTTCGAGATGCCTACCGCAGGGCACCTGACGCTCACTTACAGCGCGTGGTGGATCATCCCCTGGCGGATCGCCTCCGGCGTGTGCCTGGTCGTCGCCGCAGCAAGCGCCCTATCCGCGTGGAGGAAGAGATGA
- a CDS encoding DUF58 domain-containing protein: MAISARSALLVLVGLIPLAFAPSRALAWAWCGLVVAVCLLDAFAAPSPRTLRLSRDVTGPIRADQTTESRLRLTNTTKRHMNLDVRDAWPPSLTPSPVRQRVRLRPGTSERVSTVLAPTRRGTREADVVTIRSWGPLHLGARQVSLSAPLSLSVLPEFKARVLLPSRLARLHELEGTTPTTLRGAGTEFDSLRSYVVGDDPRDIDWRASARSTELMVRQWRPERDRHVVIVVDCGRASSALLGAPEHEEVDSIALGRAPRLDSSIETALLLAALADRAGDKVHLIVLDSAVRARVSGVRGAKVIETLAHTFTDISPRLDVTDWSEMVSTVEQTVHHSAFVVIATKIPPAGMETEFTDALARLSDRHTVLVASATDPDEIRARAGREDAEQVFLAASASLAERSDEAGATDARLAGALTVRASAGLLPARTADRYIELKKSGRL; the protein is encoded by the coding sequence GTGGCAATTTCGGCGCGTAGCGCGCTCCTTGTACTGGTCGGGCTCATCCCCCTCGCGTTCGCCCCGTCTCGCGCTCTCGCGTGGGCGTGGTGTGGCCTCGTCGTAGCCGTGTGCCTCCTCGATGCCTTCGCCGCGCCCTCCCCGCGCACCCTGCGGCTCAGCCGTGACGTGACCGGGCCGATTCGTGCTGACCAGACCACCGAGTCTCGCCTGCGACTGACGAACACGACGAAGCGCCACATGAACCTGGATGTGCGCGACGCGTGGCCTCCTTCGCTCACCCCATCGCCGGTGCGCCAGCGAGTGCGACTGCGCCCGGGCACCTCCGAGCGTGTCTCTACCGTGCTCGCCCCGACCCGGCGCGGCACCCGCGAGGCCGACGTCGTCACGATTCGCTCGTGGGGTCCCCTGCACCTGGGCGCGCGCCAGGTGAGTCTGTCCGCTCCCCTCTCCCTGTCGGTCCTCCCCGAGTTCAAAGCGCGCGTCCTGCTGCCCTCGCGCCTAGCGCGTCTCCACGAGCTCGAAGGAACCACTCCGACGACGCTGCGCGGCGCGGGAACCGAGTTCGACTCCCTGCGCTCCTACGTCGTGGGCGACGATCCGCGCGACATCGACTGGCGTGCTTCCGCTCGTTCGACGGAACTGATGGTGCGCCAGTGGAGGCCCGAACGCGACCGCCACGTCGTGATCGTCGTGGACTGCGGGCGTGCCTCCTCGGCTCTGCTCGGAGCCCCCGAGCACGAAGAGGTTGACTCGATCGCGCTGGGACGCGCCCCGCGCCTCGATTCCTCTATCGAGACTGCCCTGCTTCTCGCTGCCCTGGCCGACCGAGCGGGCGACAAGGTGCACCTCATCGTCCTCGACTCGGCTGTCCGCGCACGCGTCTCGGGCGTGCGAGGAGCTAAGGTCATCGAGACCCTGGCCCACACGTTTACGGATATTTCACCCCGCCTGGACGTCACCGACTGGTCGGAGATGGTCAGCACGGTCGAGCAGACCGTACATCATTCCGCGTTCGTCGTTATCGCAACGAAGATTCCACCGGCCGGCATGGAAACCGAGTTCACCGATGCGCTGGCGCGCTTAAGCGACCGCCACACGGTGCTGGTTGCATCGGCGACCGATCCGGATGAAATCCGAGCGCGGGCAGGACGCGAGGACGCCGAGCAGGTCTTCCTTGCTGCCTCCGCCTCCCTCGCCGAACGGTCCGACGAGGCGGGAGCCACCGACGCTCGCCTGGCCGGCGCGCTCACCGTGCGCGCCTCGGCGGGTCTGCTTCCCGCTCGGACCGCGGACCGCTACATCGAGCTCAAGAAGAGCGGCCGACTCTGA
- a CDS encoding stage II sporulation protein M, whose protein sequence is MDIDVLRVSGETEWKRLEQLTRQRSLSGDEIDEFDRLYRSTTTDLARVRTLNPDPEVIAELSRILSAARGRLAGTGGLSGAVIARFFTVSLPLTLYRIRWVILAVMAAFIAIAGVQAHYLMSHPDVMNELGTPEQLKYYAQSAFVEYYHQDTNAEFGLSVWANNAWIALVGVATGITGVYPLKILWENATSIGTSTAVVFSYGGVWHFFRFILPHGLPELTAVFISIAAGLRVFWSLLVPGPMTRFQAVGQAARSAMTVAAGCAILLAGSGVLEGFVTPSDLPDAVKITLGALMTAAVWAYILILGRRAHQAGASADVGTDAGYYQPVSG, encoded by the coding sequence ATGGACATTGATGTGCTGCGGGTAAGTGGCGAAACGGAATGGAAACGGCTGGAACAGCTGACGCGCCAGCGCTCGCTGTCGGGCGACGAGATCGACGAATTCGACCGTCTCTACCGTTCGACCACGACGGATCTGGCGCGCGTTCGCACGCTCAACCCCGATCCCGAGGTGATCGCGGAGCTGTCGCGCATCCTGTCCGCCGCGCGCGGGCGTCTCGCGGGCACCGGCGGCCTCTCCGGAGCCGTTATCGCACGTTTCTTCACGGTGTCCCTACCGCTCACGCTCTATCGGATCCGTTGGGTGATCCTGGCCGTGATGGCAGCGTTCATCGCCATCGCCGGCGTCCAAGCGCACTACCTGATGAGTCACCCGGATGTCATGAACGAGCTGGGTACCCCCGAGCAGCTGAAGTACTATGCGCAGAGCGCGTTCGTTGAGTACTACCACCAGGACACGAACGCGGAGTTTGGCCTGTCCGTGTGGGCCAATAATGCCTGGATCGCCCTGGTGGGCGTGGCCACGGGGATTACGGGAGTTTACCCGCTGAAGATCCTGTGGGAGAACGCCACGAGCATCGGCACGTCAACGGCCGTCGTCTTCAGCTACGGCGGAGTCTGGCACTTCTTCCGTTTCATCCTGCCGCACGGACTTCCCGAGCTGACTGCCGTCTTCATCTCGATTGCGGCGGGTCTGCGGGTCTTCTGGTCGTTGCTCGTGCCCGGTCCGATGACGCGCTTCCAGGCTGTCGGACAGGCGGCTCGTAGCGCGATGACGGTCGCGGCGGGCTGTGCCATTCTCCTGGCCGGATCCGGCGTCCTGGAGGGCTTCGTGACGCCCTCCGACCTGCCTGACGCCGTCAAGATCACCCTCGGTGCCCTCATGACGGCCGCCGTGTGGGCATACATCCTCATCCTCGGGCGGCGCGCGCACCAGGCGGGCGCCAGCGCCGATGTCGGCACTGACGCAGGCTACTACCAGCCTGTCTCGGGGTGA
- a CDS encoding AAA family ATPase: MTSPIPGPAPEGMPQPGHIPAAPPNGYAPQGASAPYAPQVQVAPQDARASFSAPTGEGWSGRALDETEKRTQEALLALKAEIGKAVVGQDAAISGLIVALVAGGHALLEGVPGVAKTLLVRTLSRALDVDMARIQFTPDLMPADITGSMVWDAGQSEFVFREGPVFTNLLLADEINRTPPKTQSALLESMEEHTVSIDGETRQLPDPFMVIATQNPVEYEGTYPLPEAQLDRFLLKLELRLPSREAEIDIIARHQAGFSPMALAEAGIRPVASAADIQAAHAVASRIEVSPAVMAYLVDLCRATRTSPAVRLGVSPRGATALLRTSRVWAFLQGRGFVTPDDVKTMAPVTLAHRLGLRAEANLEGVTATDVVAGVLAATPVPR, encoded by the coding sequence ATGACTAGCCCGATCCCCGGCCCCGCGCCCGAGGGCATGCCCCAGCCCGGCCACATCCCCGCCGCGCCGCCGAACGGCTACGCTCCGCAGGGCGCGTCGGCCCCCTACGCGCCCCAGGTGCAGGTCGCCCCGCAGGACGCCCGCGCCTCGTTCTCTGCGCCCACCGGCGAGGGGTGGTCGGGCCGCGCGCTCGATGAGACCGAGAAGCGTACCCAGGAGGCGCTCCTTGCCCTGAAGGCAGAGATCGGCAAGGCGGTCGTCGGCCAGGACGCCGCAATCAGCGGCCTCATCGTCGCTCTTGTCGCGGGCGGTCACGCGCTCCTCGAAGGTGTGCCCGGCGTTGCCAAGACGCTGCTCGTACGCACCCTGTCGCGGGCCCTCGACGTGGACATGGCGCGTATCCAGTTCACCCCCGACCTCATGCCCGCCGATATCACGGGCTCGATGGTGTGGGACGCCGGCCAGTCCGAGTTCGTCTTCCGTGAGGGCCCCGTCTTCACGAACCTGCTGCTCGCGGACGAGATCAACCGTACGCCTCCGAAGACCCAGTCCGCCCTCCTCGAGTCGATGGAAGAGCACACCGTCTCGATCGACGGCGAGACCCGCCAGCTCCCCGATCCGTTCATGGTGATCGCGACGCAGAACCCTGTTGAGTACGAGGGCACCTACCCGCTGCCCGAGGCCCAGCTGGACCGTTTCCTGCTCAAGCTCGAGCTGCGGCTGCCGTCGCGTGAGGCCGAGATCGACATCATCGCGCGTCACCAGGCGGGCTTCAGCCCGATGGCGCTGGCCGAGGCCGGCATCCGCCCGGTCGCCAGCGCAGCCGACATTCAGGCTGCCCACGCGGTCGCATCCCGCATCGAGGTCTCACCGGCAGTCATGGCCTATCTCGTCGATCTGTGCCGCGCGACGCGCACCTCCCCCGCCGTGCGTCTGGGCGTATCCCCCCGAGGCGCGACCGCACTACTGCGCACCTCGCGCGTGTGGGCGTTCCTCCAGGGCCGCGGCTTCGTCACCCCCGACGACGTCAAGACGATGGCTCCCGTGACGCTTGCACACCGCCTGGGTCTGCGCGCCGAGGCCAACCTTGAGGGCGTTACCGCCACGGACGTCGTCGCCGGCGTCCTCGCGGCTACCCCCGTGCCCCGCTGA
- a CDS encoding RDD family protein: MSTQRSQSSAIQDDFVRTGEAVTLDVTPASPPERFAAAVMDATTYLMCTVVLLVMAVRFTLPSPSIQRVIIIGFLSTTMFFLPLVVEIATRGRSFGKWAFNLRVVRDDGGAITARHSAVRVSTGILENWATFGGLAALAELMSSKGKRLGDLAAGTMVCSQGASVFYPPLVLPPGLEDWAHTATILPLDDALVAEARAFLQSNRSLKTDVRGQVAVSLAQRLSRRVQTPLPDGLHPEVVIAAVLVARRDREWGREAERRSRGQTRFHEATQARFGL, from the coding sequence ATGAGCACGCAACGCAGTCAATCGAGCGCCATTCAAGACGACTTTGTGCGCACGGGCGAGGCAGTCACCCTGGACGTGACACCGGCCTCGCCTCCGGAGCGCTTCGCCGCCGCAGTTATGGATGCGACGACGTACTTGATGTGCACAGTCGTGCTGCTTGTCATGGCTGTCAGGTTCACCTTGCCATCCCCGTCAATCCAGCGCGTGATCATCATCGGCTTCTTGTCGACGACAATGTTTTTCCTGCCGCTGGTGGTCGAGATCGCGACCCGTGGGCGCTCGTTTGGGAAGTGGGCATTTAACCTGCGGGTCGTGCGCGACGACGGCGGTGCGATCACTGCCCGCCATAGCGCAGTGCGCGTCTCGACAGGCATTCTGGAGAACTGGGCGACCTTTGGTGGCCTGGCTGCACTCGCGGAGCTCATGAGCTCAAAAGGCAAGCGCCTGGGCGATCTGGCGGCCGGGACGATGGTGTGTTCACAGGGCGCGTCCGTGTTCTACCCGCCGCTCGTACTGCCGCCGGGCCTCGAAGACTGGGCGCACACCGCAACAATCCTCCCCCTCGACGATGCCCTCGTCGCCGAGGCTCGTGCCTTCCTGCAGTCGAATCGCTCGTTGAAGACGGACGTTCGAGGACAGGTCGCAGTCTCACTCGCACAGCGCCTGTCGCGTCGCGTGCAAACTCCCCTCCCCGATGGCCTCCACCCGGAGGTTGTGATTGCGGCCGTGCTGGTGGCCCGCAGGGATCGCGAGTGGGGTCGGGAGGCTGAGCGCCGCTCGCGAGGCCAGACTCGTTTCCACGAGGCGACGCAGGCTCGTTTCGGCCTCTAG